One genomic window of Etheostoma spectabile isolate EspeVRDwgs_2016 chromosome 5, UIUC_Espe_1.0, whole genome shotgun sequence includes the following:
- the opn4xb gene encoding opsin 4xb → MWSTENMEPENRHTQNSFFSKVDVPDYVHYIIAFFVFVIGTLGITGNALVMFAFYSNKKLRNLPNYFIMNLAVADFLMAFTQTPVFFINSLYKEWVFGEIGCKMYAFCGALFGITSMINLLAISIDRYLVITKPLQAIHWGSKRRTTLAIIMVWLYSFAWSLAPLVGWSSFIPEGLMTFCTWDYVTYTLANRSYTMMLCCFVFFIPLGIIFYCYLFMFLAIRKTGREVERLGTQVRKSTLIQHKSMKSEWKMAKISFVVIVVYVLSWSPYACVAMISWAGHANILSPYSKAVPAIIAKASAIYNPIIYAIIHNKYRTTLAEKFPCLWFLSPTPRKECISSISESSFRDSVISRQSTASRSHFITASPDMVLKDVEMELLGRKPGKFSRRIPSNRQSSRGRSCKEQLERKTSKTQAAERHLSTISKSLRNCDHELVSSSLTIASLPLLVLTRRHSQSLTNEMSDAQEKKDSILDYNKSDPLDSLKFGKFPSTDPKSPQAVPRIIIISPTSESSLISHDSVCLEDSIEEMENNVFVSLNFSTEVFEAVELIS, encoded by the exons ATGTGGTCCACTGAAAACATGGAGCCAGAGAACAGACACACCCAGAACAGCTTCTTCAGCAAGGTGGATGTGCCTGACTATGTTCACTACATCATCGCCTTCTTCGTCTTTGTCATTGGAACACTGGGCATCACTGGCAACGCGCTGGTTATGTTCGCCTTCTATag taacaAGAAGCTTCGTAACCTGCCTAACTACTTTATTATGAACCTGGCGGTCGCTGACTTCCTAATGGCTTTCACACAGACCCCCGTCTTCTTCATCAATTCTCTCTACAAGGAATGGGTGTTTGGAGAGATTG GCTGTAAGATGTATGCATTCTGTGGCGCCTTGTTCGGCATCACCTCCATGATAAACCTTCTGGCCATCTCCATCGACCGCTACCTTGTCATCACCAAGCCTCTGCAGGCCATACACTGGGGCTCCAAACGAAGAACCACCCTGGCCATCATTATGGTCTGGCTTTACTCTTTCGCTTGGAGTCTGGCTCCTCTTGTTGGCTGGA GCTCATTCATCCCAGAGGGCCTGATGACATTTTGTACATGGGATTATGTCACATACACATTGGCCAATAGGAGCTACACGATGATGCtgtgctgttttgttttcttcattccaCTGGGAATCATCTTTTACTGCTATCTCTTCATGTTTCTGGCTATACGGAAGACTGGCAG GGAGGTAGAGCGTCTGGGGACTCAGGTGAGGAAATCCACCCTGATCCAGCATAAGTCCATGAAGAGTGAGTGGAAGATGGCAAAGATCTCATTTGTCGTCATTGTGGTTTATGTCCTCTCTTGGTCACCATACGCCTGTGTCGCAATGATTTCTTGGGCCGG tcatGCCAACATCCTGTCGCCGTACTCCAAGGCTGTCCCTGCAATCATTGCAAAAGCCTCGGCCATCTACAATCCTATCATCTATGCTATCATACACAACAAATACAG GACAACTCTGGCAGAGAAGTTTCCCTGCCTGTGGTTTTTGTCTCCCACTCCTCGAAAGGAATGCATCTCCTCTATCAGCGAGTCCTCTTTCAGGGACTCCGTCATTAGCAGACAATCCACAGCATCAAGATCTCACTTTATTACAGCTTCACCTGACATG GTATTAAAGGATGTAGAAATGGAGCTTTTGGGAAGAAAACCAGGCAAATTCTCCAGAAGAATCCCATCCAACAGACAGTCTTCCAGAGGCAGGTCCTGTAAGGAACAATTAGAGCGGAAGACCTCCAAGACACAAGCAGCAGAGAGG CACCTATCTACCATCAGTAAATCACTGAGAAACTGTGACCATGAACTGGTTTCCAGCTCTCTCACCATCGCCTCTCTCCCCTTACTGGTTCTGACCAGGAGGCACAGCCAGAGTCTGACCAATGAGATGTCAGATGCACAGGAGAAGAAGGACAGCATCCTGGATTATAACAAGAGCGACCCGCTTGATTCCCTTAAGTTTGGAAAATTCCCGTCCACTGATCCCAAGTCGCCTCAGGCTGTCCCACGCATAATCATCATCAGTCCTACATCTGAAAGCAGCCTCATCAGCCATGACAGTGTCTGCTTAGAAGACAGTATTGAGGAAATGGAGAACAACGTTTTTGTCAGCCTGAACTTCTCAACGGAAGTCTTTGAGGCAGTGGAGCTGATCTCTTGA